One window of Streptomyces sp. SUK 48 genomic DNA carries:
- the sdhA gene encoding succinate dehydrogenase flavoprotein subunit, whose amino-acid sequence MKIHKYDTVIVGAGGAGMRAAIEATKRSRTAVLTKLYPTRSHTGAAQGGMAAALANVEEDNWEWHTFDTIKGGDYLVDQDAAEILAKEAIDAVLDLEKMGLPFNRTPKGEIDQRRFGGHSRNHGEAPVRRACYAADRTGHMILQTLYQNCVKEGVEFFNEFYVLDQLITEVDGVRKSAGVVAYELATGEIHVFQAKSVIYASGGTGKFFRVTSNAHTLTGDGQAACYRRGLPLEDMEFFQFHPTGIWRMGILLTEGARGEGGILRNKDGERFMEKYAPVMKDLASRDVVSRSIYTEIREGRGCGPEGDHVYLDLTHLPPEQLDAKLPDITEFARTYLGIEPYTDPIPIQPTAHYAMGGIPTNVEGEVLADNTTVVPGLYAAGEVACVSVHGANRLGTNSLLDINVFGRRAGIAAAEYSHTADFVELPENPESLVVEQIERLRNSTGNERVATLRRELQETMDANVMVFRTEQTIKTAVEKIAELRERYKNVSIQDKGKRFNTDLLEAIELGNLLDLAEVMATSALARKESRGGHYREDYPNRDDVNFMRHTMAYREVGDDGAESIRLDYKPVVQTRYQPMERKY is encoded by the coding sequence ATGAAGATCCACAAGTACGACACCGTCATCGTCGGCGCCGGTGGCGCGGGCATGCGTGCCGCCATCGAGGCGACGAAGCGCAGCCGCACCGCGGTCCTGACCAAGCTCTACCCCACCCGCTCCCACACGGGCGCCGCGCAGGGCGGTATGGCCGCCGCGCTCGCCAACGTGGAGGAGGACAACTGGGAGTGGCACACCTTCGACACGATCAAGGGCGGCGACTACCTGGTCGACCAGGACGCCGCCGAGATCCTGGCGAAGGAGGCCATCGACGCGGTCCTCGACCTGGAGAAGATGGGCCTGCCGTTCAACCGGACGCCCAAGGGTGAGATCGACCAGCGCCGCTTCGGCGGTCACTCCCGCAACCACGGCGAGGCCCCGGTCCGCCGTGCCTGCTACGCGGCCGACCGCACCGGCCACATGATCCTTCAGACGCTGTACCAGAACTGCGTCAAGGAGGGCGTGGAGTTCTTCAACGAGTTCTACGTCCTGGACCAGCTGATCACCGAGGTCGACGGCGTCCGGAAGTCCGCCGGTGTCGTGGCCTACGAGCTGGCGACCGGCGAGATCCACGTCTTCCAGGCGAAGTCGGTCATCTACGCGTCCGGCGGCACCGGCAAGTTCTTCCGGGTGACCTCCAACGCGCACACCCTGACCGGTGACGGCCAGGCCGCCTGCTACCGCCGGGGCCTGCCGCTGGAGGACATGGAGTTCTTCCAGTTCCACCCGACCGGCATCTGGCGCATGGGCATCCTGCTCACCGAGGGTGCCCGCGGTGAGGGCGGCATCCTGCGCAACAAGGACGGCGAGCGCTTCATGGAGAAGTACGCTCCCGTCATGAAGGACCTGGCGTCCCGTGACGTCGTGTCCCGCTCCATCTACACGGAGATCCGCGAGGGCCGCGGCTGCGGTCCCGAGGGCGACCACGTGTACCTGGACCTCACCCACCTGCCGCCGGAGCAGCTGGACGCCAAGCTCCCGGACATCACCGAGTTCGCGCGCACCTACCTCGGTATCGAGCCGTACACGGACCCGATCCCGATCCAGCCGACCGCGCACTACGCGATGGGCGGCATCCCGACCAACGTCGAGGGTGAGGTCCTGGCGGACAACACCACCGTCGTGCCGGGTCTGTACGCGGCCGGCGAGGTCGCCTGCGTGTCGGTGCACGGCGCCAACCGCCTGGGCACCAACTCGCTGCTCGACATCAACGTCTTCGGGCGCCGCGCGGGCATCGCCGCCGCCGAGTACTCCCACACGGCCGACTTCGTCGAGCTGCCGGAGAACCCGGAGTCCCTGGTCGTCGAGCAGATCGAGCGGCTGCGCAACTCCACCGGCAACGAGCGGGTGGCCACGCTGCGCCGCGAGCTCCAGGAGACCATGGACGCCAACGTCATGGTGTTCCGCACCGAGCAGACGATCAAGACGGCGGTCGAGAAGATCGCCGAGCTGCGCGAGCGCTACAAGAACGTGTCCATCCAGGACAAGGGCAAGCGGTTCAACACGGACCTCCTGGAGGCCATCGAGCTGGGCAACCTGCTCGACCTGGCCGAGGTCATGGCCACGTCGGCCCTGGCCCGCAAGGAGTCCCGCGGCGGTCACTACCGCGAGGACTACCCGAACCGCGACGACGTCAACTTCATGCGCCACACCATGGCGTACCGCGAGGTGGGCGACGACGGCGCCGAGTCCATCCGTCTCGACTACAAGCCGGTCGTCCAGACCCGCTACCAGCCGATGGAGCGTAAGTACTGA
- a CDS encoding glycoside hydrolase family 20 protein has protein sequence MKRKRTTAAAAVAGAVALGTGIGVWVSSGGGDQGSAGQAAVAETSPSPTRSYPMSTAPRTIPAVRSHTPARGPGWRPRPGDRVVIADAGLADEGRLIAGELGMSYAGRRNDTRTGDLRLSLGGGGGGGGGQESYTMTVRGGRVEIEGPGQAGVFYGTRTLKQEVHGGGTAPEGVVRDEPAKPVRGFMLDIARKPYSESWIEDRIRELGDLKYNELGLHFSDDQAFRIESGTHPEIVSPDHLTKAQVKRIVALADSRHITVVPEIDSPGHLGAVLAAHPDLKLRNGNGVVTKGAIDISKPGSAKLVDDLLNEYAGLFTGGRWNLGGDEYQALMASDPRTAYPQLAAAARQKFGANGNVADLTTRWLNDRAATVRAHGRTLRAWNDGFYRSSTAVPPAGDLQVAYWTGKEIGARQPEEYLSAGRKLVNYNDEFLYYVLGQPQTFVYPTGRRIYEQWNPRVVRGTAAVPARYDGQILGGSFAVWGDLPDAQTPDQVAAGIRMPLRATVQKLWDPGTPALSWTDFTALADRLG, from the coding sequence GTGAAGCGGAAGCGGACGACGGCGGCCGCCGCGGTGGCCGGGGCCGTCGCCCTCGGGACGGGGATCGGGGTGTGGGTCTCGTCGGGCGGCGGTGACCAGGGCTCCGCCGGGCAGGCGGCCGTCGCCGAGACGAGTCCCTCGCCCACCCGGTCGTATCCGATGTCCACGGCGCCGCGGACGATCCCGGCGGTCCGCTCCCACACCCCGGCGCGCGGGCCCGGCTGGCGCCCGCGGCCCGGCGACCGCGTGGTGATCGCCGACGCGGGCCTCGCCGACGAGGGCAGGCTGATAGCCGGCGAGCTGGGGATGAGCTACGCGGGCCGGAGGAACGACACCCGGACGGGCGATCTGCGGCTGTCCCTGGGCGGCGGGGGCGGCGGGGGCGGCGGCCAGGAGTCGTACACCATGACCGTCCGGGGCGGCCGGGTCGAGATCGAGGGGCCGGGGCAGGCGGGGGTCTTCTACGGCACCCGGACCCTGAAGCAGGAGGTGCACGGGGGCGGTACGGCCCCGGAGGGCGTCGTACGCGACGAGCCGGCCAAGCCGGTGCGCGGCTTCATGCTGGACATCGCGCGCAAGCCGTACTCCGAGTCCTGGATAGAGGACCGGATACGGGAGCTGGGGGATCTGAAGTACAACGAGCTGGGGCTGCACTTCTCCGACGACCAGGCGTTCCGGATCGAGTCCGGCACCCACCCGGAGATCGTCTCCCCGGACCACCTCACCAAGGCGCAGGTCAAGCGGATCGTGGCGCTGGCGGACAGCCGGCACATCACCGTCGTACCGGAGATCGACTCGCCCGGACACCTGGGCGCGGTCCTCGCCGCCCACCCCGACCTCAAGCTGCGCAACGGCAACGGCGTGGTGACCAAGGGCGCCATCGACATCTCCAAGCCCGGCTCGGCCAAGCTGGTCGACGACCTGCTGAACGAGTACGCGGGGCTGTTCACCGGCGGCCGGTGGAACCTCGGCGGCGACGAGTACCAGGCGCTGATGGCGAGCGACCCCCGGACCGCCTATCCGCAGCTGGCCGCGGCCGCCCGGCAGAAGTTCGGCGCGAACGGCAACGTCGCCGACCTCACCACCCGGTGGCTGAACGACCGCGCCGCCACCGTCCGCGCCCACGGCAGGACCCTGCGCGCCTGGAACGACGGCTTCTACCGCAGCTCCACCGCCGTGCCGCCCGCCGGCGATCTCCAGGTCGCGTACTGGACCGGCAAGGAGATCGGCGCCCGGCAGCCGGAGGAGTACCTGAGCGCGGGCCGCAAGCTCGTCAACTACAACGACGAGTTCCTCTACTACGTGCTCGGCCAGCCGCAGACCTTCGTCTATCCGACCGGCCGGCGGATCTACGAGCAGTGGAACCCGCGGGTGGTGCGCGGCACCGCCGCCGTCCCGGCGCGGTACGACGGCCAGATCCTCGGCGGTTCCTTCGCCGTGTGGGGCGACCTCCCGGACGCGCAGACGCCGGACCAGGTCGCGGCCGGCATCCGGATGCCGCTGCGGGCCACCGTCCAGAAGCTGTGGGACCCGGGCACGCCCGCGCTGTCCTGGACGGACTTCACGGCCCTGGCGGACCGGCTGGGCTGA
- a CDS encoding succinate dehydrogenase hydrophobic membrane anchor subunit, with product MSTTETTASGVGPVEGAAVYNVDNPAPLIEAPRKRTKKTPKSTRGNFELAAWLFMRLSGIVLVVLVIGHLVIQLVLDGGVSKVGFAFVAGRWASPWWQIWDLAMLWLAMLHGANGLRTVINDYAERAASRMWLKALLYTATVWTILLGTLVIFTFDPNIR from the coding sequence ATGTCTACCACTGAGACCACCGCCTCCGGGGTCGGCCCCGTCGAGGGTGCCGCCGTCTACAACGTGGACAACCCGGCCCCGCTGATCGAGGCTCCGCGCAAGCGGACCAAGAAGACCCCGAAGTCCACCCGCGGCAACTTCGAGCTGGCGGCGTGGCTGTTCATGCGCCTGTCCGGCATCGTGCTGGTCGTCCTCGTCATCGGCCACCTGGTCATCCAGCTGGTCCTGGACGGCGGCGTCTCCAAGGTCGGCTTCGCCTTCGTCGCCGGCCGCTGGGCCTCCCCCTGGTGGCAGATCTGGGACCTGGCCATGCTGTGGCTCGCGATGCTGCACGGCGCCAACGGCCTGCGCACGGTCATCAACGACTACGCCGAGCGGGCCGCGTCCCGCATGTGGCTGAAGGCCCTGCTGTACACCGCCACGGTGTGGACCATCCTGCTGGGCACGCTGGTGATCTTCACCTTCGACCCGAACATCCGCTAG
- a CDS encoding RNA polymerase sigma factor, which translates to MGQGGQPRGRRPRDGELGAAVARAQDGDESAFAVAYRIVQPGLLGYLRALVGEEAEDVAADAWLEIARDLGRFSGDGAAFRGWTAVIARHRALDHLRRLRTRPRTTALDQDALDRAAPHSTPEQALESLSTARALALVRSLPPDQAEAVLLRVIVGLDGPTAARVLGKRPGAVRTATHRGLERLARVLAPARRPTTEAPGTPGEPE; encoded by the coding sequence TTGGGCCAGGGAGGGCAGCCCCGCGGCCGGCGGCCGCGGGACGGTGAGCTGGGCGCGGCCGTCGCGCGGGCCCAGGACGGCGACGAGAGCGCCTTCGCGGTCGCCTACCGGATCGTGCAGCCCGGTCTGCTCGGCTATCTGCGCGCTCTGGTCGGCGAGGAGGCGGAGGACGTGGCCGCCGATGCCTGGCTGGAGATAGCGCGGGACCTCGGGCGGTTCAGCGGCGACGGGGCGGCCTTCCGCGGCTGGACCGCGGTCATCGCCCGGCACCGGGCCCTGGACCATCTGCGCCGCCTCCGCACCCGGCCCCGGACCACCGCGCTCGACCAGGACGCGCTGGACCGGGCGGCCCCGCACAGCACCCCTGAGCAGGCCCTGGAGTCGCTTTCCACCGCGCGCGCCCTCGCACTGGTGCGCTCCCTGCCCCCGGACCAGGCGGAGGCGGTGCTGCTGCGGGTGATCGTCGGCCTCGACGGCCCCACCGCCGCGCGCGTCCTCGGCAAGCGCCCCGGCGCGGTCCGCACCGCCACACACCGCGGCCTCGAACGCCTCGCCCGCGTCCTGGCACCGGCCCGGCGCCCGACGACCGAGGCCCCCGGCACACCGGGAGAACCGGAGTGA
- a CDS encoding TetR family transcriptional regulator — translation MPVKNDGPEAAGTPSSKSEQTRALILETAMRLFRERGYDKTTMRAIAQEAGVSVGNAYYYFEGKEHLIQGFYDRIAAEHRQAVRGILERETDLEARLAGVLTAWLDIARPYHEFAVQFFKNAADPDSPLSPFSQESEHAREQAIQVHREVLTGSKAKVPAELRDVLPELMWLAQMGLIMYWIFDRTEHRERSYRLARRGARLTSRGVTLSRFRVLRPLVLEVHELFTDFLPGMTRLLPTPSPAPGTESRD, via the coding sequence GTGCCCGTGAAGAACGACGGTCCCGAGGCGGCCGGTACCCCCAGCAGCAAGTCCGAGCAGACCCGTGCGCTGATCCTGGAGACGGCCATGCGGCTGTTCCGGGAGCGGGGGTACGACAAGACCACCATGCGGGCGATCGCCCAGGAGGCGGGCGTCTCCGTCGGCAACGCGTACTACTACTTCGAGGGCAAGGAACACCTGATCCAGGGTTTCTACGACCGGATCGCGGCCGAGCACCGGCAGGCGGTCCGGGGCATCCTGGAGCGGGAGACGGACCTGGAGGCCCGGCTCGCGGGCGTCCTCACCGCCTGGCTGGACATCGCGCGGCCGTACCACGAGTTCGCGGTGCAGTTCTTCAAGAACGCCGCCGACCCGGACAGCCCGCTGAGCCCCTTCTCCCAGGAGAGCGAGCACGCGCGCGAACAGGCGATCCAGGTGCACCGGGAGGTGCTGACCGGCTCCAAAGCCAAGGTACCGGCCGAACTCCGGGACGTGCTGCCGGAGTTGATGTGGCTGGCCCAGATGGGCCTCATCATGTACTGGATCTTCGACCGCACCGAGCACCGCGAACGCAGCTACCGCCTGGCCCGCCGGGGCGCCCGCCTCACCTCCCGCGGTGTCACCCTCTCCCGGTTCCGCGTCCTGCGCCCGCTGGTCCTGGAGGTCCACGAACTGTTCACGGACTTCCTGCCGGGGATGACGAGGCTGCTGCCGACCCCGAGCCCGGCCCCGGGCACGGAGAGCCGGGACTGA
- a CDS encoding ABC transporter substrate-binding protein: protein MRIVVTLLVLAIVGIGGWKLLPSQENKNKTITVGTTDAVTSLDPAGAYDAGSWALFSNVFQTLMTFEPDGVQPVPDAAKSCAFVGSDTKTYRCTLRTGITFPSGRAMTAEDVKFSFDRVKRINSDVGPSSLLADLSSVTADDPRTVTFHLSEPDATFPLKVATGAGAIVDRDTYPAKSLRKDSAVDGTGPYRLTSYTKDEQARLAPNPTYKGYLGSTGRPVELRYYSDSAKLNAAWKAKDVDVASRTLPPDVLAGLNPSDPKERVTESDSSETRNLYLNTRAGSPLHDVRVRQAVAWLVDQEQLAATVYQGTVDPLYSLIPTGITGHTTSFFDAYPTQSAKKARALLTQAGVSLPVHFTFAYGKGQGPGEVEAAALKKQLEAGGLFKVDVKGYEWTDFQERMAAGKLDAWAVGWVADYPDADTFGQPLVGTGSTMATGYSNKTVDQLIRNSQQFADRSRAASDFQQIQSTIAQDVPLIPLWQRKEYTVTTEDVGGGQYLMDGTGVYRLWRLDWI from the coding sequence ATGCGGATTGTCGTGACATTGCTCGTGCTGGCGATCGTGGGCATCGGCGGCTGGAAACTGCTGCCGTCACAGGAGAACAAGAACAAGACCATCACGGTCGGAACCACGGACGCGGTCACCTCGCTCGACCCGGCCGGCGCGTATGACGCGGGGTCCTGGGCCCTGTTCAGCAATGTGTTCCAGACGCTGATGACCTTCGAGCCGGACGGTGTGCAGCCGGTGCCGGACGCGGCCAAGAGCTGCGCCTTCGTCGGCAGCGACACCAAGACCTACCGGTGCACCCTGCGCACGGGGATCACCTTCCCCAGCGGGCGGGCGATGACGGCCGAGGACGTGAAGTTCTCCTTCGACCGGGTCAAGCGGATCAACTCCGACGTCGGCCCCTCCTCGCTGCTCGCCGACCTCTCCTCGGTGACCGCCGACGACCCGCGCACCGTCACCTTCCACCTCTCGGAGCCGGACGCCACCTTCCCGCTGAAGGTCGCCACCGGCGCGGGCGCGATCGTGGACCGGGACACCTACCCGGCGAAGTCGCTGCGCAAGGACTCCGCGGTCGACGGCACCGGTCCCTACCGGCTCACCTCGTACACCAAGGACGAGCAGGCCCGGCTCGCGCCGAACCCGACGTACAAGGGCTACCTCGGCTCCACCGGCCGCCCGGTCGAGCTGCGTTACTACAGCGACTCCGCGAAGCTGAACGCGGCGTGGAAGGCGAAGGACGTCGACGTGGCCTCGCGCACGCTGCCGCCGGACGTGCTCGCCGGGCTGAACCCGAGCGACCCCAAGGAGCGGGTGACCGAGTCCGACTCCTCCGAGACCCGCAACCTGTACCTCAACACCCGGGCCGGCTCCCCGCTGCACGACGTGCGGGTGCGGCAGGCGGTCGCCTGGCTGGTCGACCAGGAGCAGCTGGCGGCCACGGTCTACCAGGGCACGGTCGACCCGCTGTACTCGCTGATCCCGACCGGCATCACCGGCCACACCACGTCGTTCTTCGACGCCTACCCGACGCAGAGCGCGAAGAAGGCGCGCGCCCTGCTCACCCAGGCCGGGGTGAGCCTGCCGGTCCACTTCACCTTCGCCTACGGCAAGGGCCAGGGCCCCGGCGAGGTGGAGGCCGCGGCGCTGAAGAAGCAGCTGGAGGCGGGCGGCCTGTTCAAGGTCGACGTCAAGGGCTACGAGTGGACCGACTTCCAGGAGCGGATGGCCGCGGGCAAGCTCGACGCCTGGGCCGTCGGCTGGGTCGCGGACTACCCCGACGCCGACACCTTCGGCCAGCCGCTGGTCGGCACCGGCTCCACCATGGCCACCGGCTACAGCAACAAGACGGTCGACCAGCTCATCCGCAACAGCCAGCAGTTCGCCGACCGGAGCCGGGCCGCCTCCGACTTCCAGCAGATCCAGTCCACCATCGCCCAGGACGTCCCCCTGATCCCGCTGTGGCAGCGCAAGGAGTACACGGTCACCACGGAGGACGTGGGCGGCGGCCAGTACCTGATGGACGGCACGGGCGTGTACCGCCTGTGGCGGCTGGACTGGATCTGA
- a CDS encoding 2-oxo-4-hydroxy-4-carboxy-5-ureidoimidazoline decarboxylase, with amino-acid sequence MTRGPTLPSHRLPQLPRPLDAFNAASATEARALLLHCLHSPRWSHRVAAHRPYPDLDALLAAADEAAYDLPPADIAEALSHEALPALPENTYSAALVALDAAHAAYESKFGHVFVISLDGVPPPESADYVLEAIQSRSANDPDDEREMVADELRRLARGRLGTYLRGAGCCATSPNTPAPGR; translated from the coding sequence GTGACGCGAGGACCCACGCTGCCCTCCCACCGCCTCCCACAGCTGCCCCGGCCCCTCGACGCCTTCAACGCGGCGTCCGCCACCGAGGCCCGGGCCCTCCTCCTGCACTGCCTGCACAGCCCGCGCTGGTCCCACCGCGTGGCGGCCCACCGCCCCTACCCCGACCTGGACGCCCTCCTGGCCGCGGCGGACGAGGCGGCGTACGACCTGCCGCCGGCGGACATCGCGGAGGCGCTGTCCCACGAGGCCCTGCCGGCACTGCCGGAGAACACGTACTCCGCGGCACTCGTGGCTCTCGACGCCGCCCACGCGGCCTACGAATCCAAATTCGGACATGTGTTCGTCATTTCGCTGGACGGCGTCCCGCCGCCCGAGAGCGCCGACTACGTCCTGGAAGCCATCCAGTCACGATCGGCGAACGATCCCGACGACGAACGCGAGATGGTCGCGGACGAACTCCGCCGCCTCGCAAGGGGCCGATTGGGCACGTATCTGAGGGGCGCGGGGTGCTGCGCGACCAGCCCGAACACCCCCGCACCCGGCAGATAA
- a CDS encoding succinate dehydrogenase iron-sulfur subunit, which yields MATPVLDKADAAGQPEPGFADSPYITVTFRIRRFNPEVSAEAVWEDFQLEIDPKERVLDGLHKIKWDVDGTLTFRRSCAHGICGSDAMRINGKNRLACKTLIKDINPEKPITVEPIKGLTVLKDLVVDMEPFFQAYRDVMPFLITKETNEPTRERLQSAEDRARFDDTTKCILCAACTSSCPVFWNDGQYFGPAAIVNAHRFIFDSRDEAGEQRLEVLNDRDGVWRCRTTFNCTDACPRGIEVTKAIQEVKRALITRRY from the coding sequence ATGGCTACCCCTGTTCTGGACAAGGCGGACGCGGCCGGCCAGCCCGAGCCCGGCTTCGCCGACTCCCCCTACATCACGGTCACCTTCCGGATCCGCCGGTTCAACCCGGAGGTCTCGGCGGAGGCCGTCTGGGAAGACTTCCAGCTGGAGATCGACCCGAAGGAGCGTGTCCTCGACGGTCTCCACAAGATCAAGTGGGACGTCGACGGCACCCTCACGTTCCGCCGCTCCTGCGCGCACGGCATCTGCGGCTCGGACGCCATGCGGATCAACGGCAAGAACCGCCTTGCCTGCAAGACGCTGATCAAGGACATCAACCCCGAGAAGCCGATCACGGTCGAGCCCATCAAGGGCCTGACGGTCCTCAAGGACCTGGTCGTGGACATGGAGCCGTTCTTCCAGGCGTACCGGGACGTCATGCCGTTCCTGATCACCAAGGAGACGAACGAGCCGACGCGCGAGCGTCTGCAGTCCGCGGAGGACCGGGCGCGCTTCGACGACACCACCAAGTGCATCCTGTGCGCCGCGTGCACGTCGTCCTGCCCGGTGTTCTGGAACGACGGCCAGTACTTCGGCCCGGCCGCGATCGTCAACGCCCACCGCTTCATCTTCGACTCGCGTGACGAGGCCGGGGAGCAGCGTCTCGAGGTGCTGAACGACCGTGACGGCGTGTGGCGCTGCCGTACGACCTTCAACTGCACCGACGCGTGCCCGCGTGGCATCGAGGTCACCAAGGCGATCCAGGAAGTCAAGCGGGCGCTGATCACCCGCCGCTACTGA
- a CDS encoding VOC family protein, translating to MSGEESYELLGFDNVLLPVGDLAEAVGFYERAGFGVGFRFDEAGIALLTAGKETPGILLRVEEALGHRSPPWPSPRLWLEVPDARVAARRLAAVGIEPVDEVFQTATGWTVEIADPWGNVLGLTDYTRRPELGRTG from the coding sequence ATGTCAGGCGAAGAGTCGTACGAACTGCTCGGGTTCGACAACGTACTGCTCCCCGTCGGGGACCTCGCGGAGGCCGTCGGGTTCTACGAGCGGGCCGGGTTCGGGGTGGGGTTCCGGTTCGACGAGGCCGGGATCGCGCTGCTCACGGCGGGGAAGGAGACGCCGGGAATCCTGCTGCGGGTGGAGGAGGCGCTGGGCCATCGCAGTCCGCCGTGGCCCTCGCCGCGGCTGTGGCTGGAGGTGCCGGACGCGCGGGTGGCGGCGCGGCGGCTCGCGGCCGTGGGCATCGAGCCGGTGGACGAGGTGTTCCAGACGGCGACCGGCTGGACGGTGGAGATCGCCGACCCCTGGGGCAATGTGCTCGGGCTGACGGACTACACCCGGCGCCCGGAGTTGGGCCGCACAGGCTGA
- the sdhC gene encoding succinate dehydrogenase, cytochrome b556 subunit, translating into MPAGTLYRGREGMWSWVAHRVTGVLIFFFLFVHVLDTALVRVSPEAYDKVVATYKTPIVALLEYGLVAAILFHALNGLRVIAVDFWSKGPRYQKQMFWTVMGVWIVLMLGAIYPVLGHAARVLFGS; encoded by the coding sequence GTGCCGGCTGGAACGCTGTACCGCGGCCGGGAAGGAATGTGGTCCTGGGTGGCTCATCGAGTCACCGGCGTCCTCATCTTCTTCTTCCTGTTCGTTCACGTGCTGGACACCGCTCTCGTGCGTGTCTCCCCCGAGGCTTACGACAAGGTCGTGGCCACGTACAAGACGCCGATCGTCGCGTTGCTGGAGTACGGCCTCGTCGCCGCAATCCTCTTCCACGCGCTCAACGGTCTGCGCGTCATCGCCGTCGACTTCTGGTCGAAGGGCCCGCGCTACCAGAAGCAGATGTTCTGGACCGTGATGGGTGTCTGGATCGTGCTCATGCTCGGCGCGATCTACCCCGTGCTCGGCCACGCCGCTCGTGTTCTGTTCGGGAGCTGA
- a CDS encoding DUF4328 domain-containing protein has protein sequence MATPMPVPPQPAPPLAPSYGHLPRSPAGLGLAAAVLLGLVAAADLFACLADQMEVNAAQDMIGGGIGRGMIDRAHHADTFYNAASVAQGITLVATVAVYLCWLWRVRTNAEVFAPQGHRMKRGWAIGGWFVPIGNLWLPRRVVVDVWRASVPPGARVRATPVNAWWTLWVLSLLLGRFAGRQYDDAHAPDELADAARQMLFSDAVDAAAAILAVLVVVHLTRMQRARILAGPAAMPVFG, from the coding sequence ATGGCCACGCCCATGCCCGTCCCGCCCCAGCCCGCGCCGCCCCTGGCGCCTTCGTACGGCCACCTGCCGCGCTCGCCCGCCGGGCTCGGCCTGGCCGCGGCCGTCCTGCTGGGGCTGGTCGCCGCCGCCGACCTGTTCGCCTGCCTCGCGGACCAGATGGAGGTGAACGCCGCCCAGGACATGATCGGCGGCGGCATCGGCCGGGGCATGATCGACCGGGCCCACCATGCCGACACGTTCTACAACGCGGCGAGCGTCGCGCAGGGGATCACCCTGGTGGCCACCGTCGCCGTCTACCTGTGCTGGCTGTGGCGGGTGCGGACGAACGCCGAGGTGTTCGCGCCGCAGGGGCACCGCATGAAGCGCGGCTGGGCCATCGGGGGCTGGTTCGTGCCGATCGGGAACCTGTGGCTGCCGCGCCGGGTCGTGGTGGACGTCTGGCGGGCGAGCGTCCCGCCGGGCGCCCGGGTGCGGGCCACCCCGGTCAACGCCTGGTGGACGCTGTGGGTGCTGAGCCTGCTCCTGGGCAGGTTCGCCGGCCGGCAGTACGACGACGCCCACGCCCCCGATGAACTCGCCGATGCCGCCCGGCAGATGCTGTTCTCCGACGCGGTGGACGCCGCGGCCGCGATCCTCGCCGTGCTGGTCGTCGTACACCTGACCCGGATGCAGCGGGCCAGGATTCTCGCGGGCCCCGCCGCCATGCCCGTCTTTGGCTGA